A portion of the Symphalangus syndactylus isolate Jambi chromosome 13, NHGRI_mSymSyn1-v2.1_pri, whole genome shotgun sequence genome contains these proteins:
- the ZNF835 gene encoding zinc finger protein 835 isoform X1, producing MSKVKVPAGLVSDPKKRCEIKTAAQGSRMEGLLSVALQGAELEGNWKHEGQVEVEELQENQESCPEPEAVACKGDPAGDGIQERDEFSEIPRTISSPAATQASVPDLSRPRRCSAPGKSPKQRHPDSRQRERGGGPKKPWKCGDCGKAFSYCSAFILHQRIHTGEKPFACPECGKAFSQSVHLTLHQRTHTGEKPYACHECGKAFSQGSYLASHWRTHTGEKPHRCADCGKAFTRVTHLTQHRRVHTGERPYACAQCAKAFRNRSSLLEHQRIHTGEKPYECAACAKAFRFSSALIRHQRIHTEEKPYRCGQCAKAFAQIAHLTQHRRVHTGEKPYTCQDCGALFSQSASLAEHRRIHTGEKPYACGQCAKAFTQVSHLTQHQRTHTGERPYPCHDCGKRFSNRSHLLQHRLVHTGERPYRCLQCGAAFSHVSSLIEHQKIHTGERPYKCGECGKAFGQGSSLTLHQRTHTGERPYICPECGKAFSNRSYLIQHHIVHTGEKPYECSGCGKAFSFSSALIRHQRTHADSAGRLCPAPTPDSTPGLSQGGETCQQGRPGRNPRGPAED from the exons atgtccaaggtcaaggtgccagcaggtttggtgtctg acCCAAAGAAAAGATGTGAGATCAAGACAGCAGCCCAGGGATCGAGGATGGAGGGACTCTTGAGCGTCGCCCTCCAGGGCGCAGAGTTGGAAGGAAACTGGAAACACGAGGGCCAGGTTGAGGTTGAGGAACTGCAGGAAAACCAGGAAAGCTGTCCAGAGCCAGAGGCCGTGGCCTGCAAGGGAGACCCTGCCGGGGACGGCATCCAGGAACGCGATGAATTCAGCGAAATCCCAAGAACCATATCGAGTCCTGCTGCTACCCAAGCCAGTGTCCCTGACCTCAGCAGGCCCCGGAGGTGCAGCGCGCCCGGGAAGAGCCCGAAGCAGAGGCATCCTGACAGCCGCCAGCGGGAGAGAGGTGGCGGCCCCAAGAAGCCATGGAAATGCGGGGACTGCGGGAAGGCCTTCAGTTACTGTTCCGCGTTCATCTTGCACCAGAGAATCCACACAGGGGAGAAGCCATTTGCGTGCCCCGAGTGCGGCAAGGCCTTCAGCCAGAGCGTGCACCTGACCCTGCACCAGCGCACGCACACGGGCGAGAAGCCCTACGCGTGCCACGAGTGCGGCAAGGCCTTCAGCCAGGGCTCGTACCTGGCATCCCACTGGCGCACGCACACGGGCGAGAAGCCGCACCGCTGCGCCGACTGCGGCAAGGCCTTCACGCGCGTCACGCACCTGACCCAGCACCGGCGAGTGCACACGGGCGAGCGGCCCTACGCGTGCGCCCAGTGCGCCAAGGCGTTCCGCAACCGCTCGTCTCTGCTAGAACACCAGCGCATCCACACCGGCGAGAAGCCCTACGAGTGCGCCGCGTGCGCCAAGGCCTTCCGCTTCTCCTCGGCGCTCATCCGCCACCAGCGCATCCACACGGAGGAGAAGCCCTACCGCTGCGGCCAGTGCGCCAAGGCCTTCGCGCAGATCGCGCACCTGACCCAGCACCGGCGCGTGCACACGGGCGAGAAGCCCTACACGTGCCAGGACTGCGGCGCGCTCTTCAGCCAGAGCGCCTCTCTGGCCGAGCACCGGCGCATCCACACGGGCGAGAAGCCCTACGCGTGCGGCCAGTGCGCCAAGGCCTTCACCCAGGTGTCGCACCTGACGCAGCACCAGCGCACGCACACCGGAGAGCGGCCCTACCCCTGCCACGACTGCGGCAAGCGCTTCAGCAACCGCTCCCACCTCCTCCAGCACCGCCTCGTGCACACCGGTGAGCGACCCTACAGGTGCCTGCAATGCGGGGCCGCCTTCAGCCACGTGTCCTCGCTTATAGAGCACCAGAAGATCCACACCGGAGAGCGGCCCTACAAGTGCGGCGAGTGCGGTAAGGCTTTCGGCCAGGGCTCCTCGCTCACCCTGCACCAGCGCACGCACACGGGCGAGCGGCCCTACATCTGCCCCGAGTGTGGCAAGGCTTTCAGCAACCGCTCCTACCTGATCCAGCACCACATCGTGCACACCGGGGAGAAGCCCTACGAGTGCAGCGGCTGCGGCAAGGCCTTCAGCTTCTCCTCCGCGCTCATCCGACACCAGAGGACGCATGCAGACAGTGCGGGACGCCTTTGCCCAGCTCCCACGCCTGACTCAACACCTGGGCTCTCACAGGGAGGCGAAACCTGTCAACAGGGGCGCCCTGGCAGAAACCCGCGTGGACCAGCAGAAGATTAA
- the ZNF835 gene encoding zinc finger protein 835 isoform X2, with protein sequence MEGLLSVALQGAELEGNWKHEGQVEVEELQENQESCPEPEAVACKGDPAGDGIQERDEFSEIPRTISSPAATQASVPDLSRPRRCSAPGKSPKQRHPDSRQRERGGGPKKPWKCGDCGKAFSYCSAFILHQRIHTGEKPFACPECGKAFSQSVHLTLHQRTHTGEKPYACHECGKAFSQGSYLASHWRTHTGEKPHRCADCGKAFTRVTHLTQHRRVHTGERPYACAQCAKAFRNRSSLLEHQRIHTGEKPYECAACAKAFRFSSALIRHQRIHTEEKPYRCGQCAKAFAQIAHLTQHRRVHTGEKPYTCQDCGALFSQSASLAEHRRIHTGEKPYACGQCAKAFTQVSHLTQHQRTHTGERPYPCHDCGKRFSNRSHLLQHRLVHTGERPYRCLQCGAAFSHVSSLIEHQKIHTGERPYKCGECGKAFGQGSSLTLHQRTHTGERPYICPECGKAFSNRSYLIQHHIVHTGEKPYECSGCGKAFSFSSALIRHQRTHADSAGRLCPAPTPDSTPGLSQGGETCQQGRPGRNPRGPAED encoded by the coding sequence ATGGAGGGACTCTTGAGCGTCGCCCTCCAGGGCGCAGAGTTGGAAGGAAACTGGAAACACGAGGGCCAGGTTGAGGTTGAGGAACTGCAGGAAAACCAGGAAAGCTGTCCAGAGCCAGAGGCCGTGGCCTGCAAGGGAGACCCTGCCGGGGACGGCATCCAGGAACGCGATGAATTCAGCGAAATCCCAAGAACCATATCGAGTCCTGCTGCTACCCAAGCCAGTGTCCCTGACCTCAGCAGGCCCCGGAGGTGCAGCGCGCCCGGGAAGAGCCCGAAGCAGAGGCATCCTGACAGCCGCCAGCGGGAGAGAGGTGGCGGCCCCAAGAAGCCATGGAAATGCGGGGACTGCGGGAAGGCCTTCAGTTACTGTTCCGCGTTCATCTTGCACCAGAGAATCCACACAGGGGAGAAGCCATTTGCGTGCCCCGAGTGCGGCAAGGCCTTCAGCCAGAGCGTGCACCTGACCCTGCACCAGCGCACGCACACGGGCGAGAAGCCCTACGCGTGCCACGAGTGCGGCAAGGCCTTCAGCCAGGGCTCGTACCTGGCATCCCACTGGCGCACGCACACGGGCGAGAAGCCGCACCGCTGCGCCGACTGCGGCAAGGCCTTCACGCGCGTCACGCACCTGACCCAGCACCGGCGAGTGCACACGGGCGAGCGGCCCTACGCGTGCGCCCAGTGCGCCAAGGCGTTCCGCAACCGCTCGTCTCTGCTAGAACACCAGCGCATCCACACCGGCGAGAAGCCCTACGAGTGCGCCGCGTGCGCCAAGGCCTTCCGCTTCTCCTCGGCGCTCATCCGCCACCAGCGCATCCACACGGAGGAGAAGCCCTACCGCTGCGGCCAGTGCGCCAAGGCCTTCGCGCAGATCGCGCACCTGACCCAGCACCGGCGCGTGCACACGGGCGAGAAGCCCTACACGTGCCAGGACTGCGGCGCGCTCTTCAGCCAGAGCGCCTCTCTGGCCGAGCACCGGCGCATCCACACGGGCGAGAAGCCCTACGCGTGCGGCCAGTGCGCCAAGGCCTTCACCCAGGTGTCGCACCTGACGCAGCACCAGCGCACGCACACCGGAGAGCGGCCCTACCCCTGCCACGACTGCGGCAAGCGCTTCAGCAACCGCTCCCACCTCCTCCAGCACCGCCTCGTGCACACCGGTGAGCGACCCTACAGGTGCCTGCAATGCGGGGCCGCCTTCAGCCACGTGTCCTCGCTTATAGAGCACCAGAAGATCCACACCGGAGAGCGGCCCTACAAGTGCGGCGAGTGCGGTAAGGCTTTCGGCCAGGGCTCCTCGCTCACCCTGCACCAGCGCACGCACACGGGCGAGCGGCCCTACATCTGCCCCGAGTGTGGCAAGGCTTTCAGCAACCGCTCCTACCTGATCCAGCACCACATCGTGCACACCGGGGAGAAGCCCTACGAGTGCAGCGGCTGCGGCAAGGCCTTCAGCTTCTCCTCCGCGCTCATCCGACACCAGAGGACGCATGCAGACAGTGCGGGACGCCTTTGCCCAGCTCCCACGCCTGACTCAACACCTGGGCTCTCACAGGGAGGCGAAACCTGTCAACAGGGGCGCCCTGGCAGAAACCCGCGTGGACCAGCAGAAGATTAA